The sequence below is a genomic window from Deltaproteobacteria bacterium.
CCCGGGCTCCGGATAATGTTTACGGAAAGGCAGCAAGGACATACCGTCCCATAAAAGGCTGTACTTGGGGCTGGAACAGACTGTATTGTAAAGCCCTGCTGCCGTCCCCAGGAGCTGTATTCGGTTTTTGCAGCTCTTGGGCAGAGACCCCCACGGGCAAACTTCTTCGCACGTTGCAGAGAAGTTACAGACAAAGAGTCTAAGGCGGCCTAACAGCCGCCGGTCCCTGGCGTATTCCGGTGCTCATGCGGAGGATCCAGTCCCCATTTGGGGGGTCCCATACAGGATGTCCTATCAGGTCAGGAGACTTTCAAAGTCAACATAAAGAGGTAATTGCAATGACTGAAAAAACAAAGCCAGAAAAGATCGTTTACATCTCAACCAACGGAATGGAAAATCCTGAAAAGGCAAGCCTTCCATTCGTCCTGGCAAACGCCGCCATGGTCATGGAGGTGGAGACCCTGGTGGTTCTCCAGGGCCCGGCCGTTTTCTTATCCAGAAAGGGGTGTCTGGAACATGTGCATGCGGCCGGTTTTGCCCCCTTAAAGGAGCTGGTGGAGGCCTTTTTTGACCAGGGGGGAAGACTGGCGGTGTGCGTTCCATGCATCCAGGAGAGAAAAATCGACGTTGCAGACCTGATTGAAGATGCCATCCCGATGGCCGGAGGCACCTTGACGGAAGAGATCCTGTCCGCCAACGCAACGCTGGTCTATTAGCGGGAAACGACGATTTCCCCTGCCGACGTCCCTGCATGGGGGAGTATATGGGAGGCCAAAATCGTGGGACGCATGGGGCATGGAGCATAGGGCAAAGCGAGAAGTCGCAGCCTGCATCCCGCAACGAGTGCCTGAACGAAAACCCCGTTCAGGGACAATTGAC
It includes:
- a CDS encoding DsrE family protein, translating into MTEKTKPEKIVYISTNGMENPEKASLPFVLANAAMVMEVETLVVLQGPAVFLSRKGCLEHVHAAGFAPLKELVEAFFDQGGRLAVCVPCIQERKIDVADLIEDAIPMAGGTLTEEILSANATLVY